The Flaviramulus sp. BrNp1-15 genome has a window encoding:
- the folK gene encoding 2-amino-4-hydroxy-6-hydroxymethyldihydropteridine diphosphokinase, translated as MVKPTTYHIALGSNKGDKFKNLQDAIDAIHIQIGNIKLISKVYKSAAFGFESDDFFNCCLVLTSYLDPKKVLKHLLEIETSLGRKRTTKNTYEARTIDLDIIFAEELVLDTKKLQLPHPEMQKRKFVLQPLNDIAYKVKHPIFDKEVSVLLNECDDKSVLDPINIWLKNPSKAYDFSKYNYIAIEGNIGAGKTSLATKVSHDFNAKLILERFADNPFLPKFYKDAQRYAFTLEMSFLADRYQQISDDLSQLDLFKDFIVSDYDVFKSLIFSKITLAEDEFSLYRKLFYLMYKDIAKPELYVYLYQNTERLQQNIKKRGRKYEQNIADDYLEKINEGYLSFLKTQTDFNVKIIDISNRDFIKNRADYLWVLGEISG; from the coding sequence ATGGTAAAACCAACAACATATCACATTGCTTTAGGTAGCAATAAAGGCGATAAATTCAAGAATTTACAAGATGCCATAGATGCTATTCATATACAAATTGGGAATATTAAGTTAATTTCTAAAGTATATAAATCGGCTGCATTTGGTTTTGAAAGTGACGACTTTTTTAATTGCTGTTTGGTTTTAACCAGTTATCTAGACCCTAAAAAAGTATTAAAACATTTACTGGAGATTGAAACATCTTTAGGGCGCAAAAGAACTACAAAGAATACTTATGAAGCCCGAACAATAGATTTAGATATCATTTTTGCTGAAGAGCTTGTTTTAGATACAAAAAAACTACAGTTGCCACACCCCGAAATGCAGAAACGTAAGTTTGTATTACAACCGTTAAATGATATTGCTTACAAAGTAAAACACCCTATTTTTGATAAAGAAGTATCTGTTTTATTAAATGAATGTGATGACAAATCGGTTTTAGACCCTATTAATATATGGTTAAAAAACCCTAGTAAAGCATATGATTTTTCTAAATACAATTATATAGCTATTGAAGGTAATATAGGTGCAGGAAAAACAAGTTTAGCAACAAAAGTATCTCACGATTTTAATGCAAAATTAATTCTAGAACGTTTTGCAGATAACCCGTTTTTGCCAAAATTTTATAAAGATGCGCAACGTTATGCGTTTACTTTAGAAATGTCTTTTCTAGCAGACAGATACCAACAAATTAGTGATGATTTATCACAGCTAGATTTGTTTAAAGATTTTATTGTTAGTGATTATGATGTGTTTAAATCGCTTATTTTCTCGAAAATAACATTGGCAGAAGACGAATTTAGTCTCTATAGGAAATTGTTTTATTTAATGTACAAAGATATTGCAAAGCCAGAACTGTATGTGTATTTGTACCAAAATACAGAGCGTTTACAACAAAATATAAAAAAACGCGGGCGCAAATATGAGCAAAATATTGCCGACGATTATTTGGAAAAAATTAACGAAGGCTATTTAAGTTTCTTAAAAACACAAACCGATTTTAACGTAAAAATTATAGATATTTCTAACAGAGATTTTATTAAAAACCGAGCAGATTATTTGTGGGTTTTGGGCGAAATTTCTGGGTGA
- a CDS encoding queuosine precursor transporter has product MTLKDKLAAQRIYILLGALFITSLVVSNLIFQKFFYWYPFDIEIFGTKLFEISVGILPYPITFLITDLISEIYGKKRANDVVVVGIFASFFSVLIIFLADSVPATSVSPIKNDVFSNVFGRTILAVGASMLAYLFAQFIDIRIYHFWKHLTKGKHLWLRNNFSTWLSQFVDTFSVLFLLCSFEVFPWSNFKGYLISGFLFKVIVAACDTPFLYLGVYLFRKRFKLKVNEEIDLL; this is encoded by the coding sequence ATGACTTTAAAAGACAAACTTGCTGCGCAACGTATTTACATTCTTTTAGGTGCTTTATTTATCACCTCACTTGTCGTTTCAAACCTTATTTTTCAAAAGTTTTTTTATTGGTATCCGTTTGATATAGAAATTTTTGGCACCAAACTTTTTGAAATTTCAGTTGGTATTTTACCTTACCCTATCACTTTCTTAATCACCGATTTAATTAGTGAGATTTATGGTAAAAAGCGTGCAAACGATGTGGTTGTGGTTGGAATTTTTGCTTCATTCTTTTCTGTTTTAATAATATTTCTTGCAGATAGTGTACCTGCCACCTCAGTATCCCCTATAAAAAACGATGTCTTTTCGAATGTTTTTGGAAGGACGATTTTGGCAGTAGGAGCTAGTATGCTTGCATATTTATTTGCACAATTTATTGACATTAGAATATATCATTTTTGGAAACACTTAACTAAAGGCAAGCATTTATGGTTACGTAATAATTTTTCAACTTGGCTATCTCAATTTGTCGATACATTTTCAGTGTTATTTTTACTTTGCTCTTTTGAAGTTTTTCCTTGGAGCAACTTTAAGGGGTACTTAATCAGCGGGTTTTTATTTAAGGTTATTGTAGCAGCTTGCGATACACCATTTTTATATTTAGGTGTTTATTTATTTAGAAAACGCTTTAAATTAAAAGTGAATGAAGAAATTGATTTACTTTAG
- a CDS encoding GIY-YIG nuclease family protein yields MKIYYVYILKCSDETYYTGLTSNLTKRIIEHKTGKHTDSYTYKRRPIILEYYAEFTNVDIAIQTEKQIKKWSRAKKKALIKNEYERLPNLAKKKFSKH; encoded by the coding sequence ATGAAAATTTATTATGTTTATATATTAAAATGCTCAGATGAAACCTATTATACAGGCTTAACTTCTAACTTAACCAAACGGATTATTGAACATAAAACTGGAAAACATACAGATAGCTACACATACAAAAGAAGACCTATAATTTTAGAATATTATGCTGAATTCACAAATGTTGATATAGCTATACAAACTGAAAAACAAATTAAAAAATGGTCAAGAGCTAAAAAGAAGGCTTTAATTAAAAATGAATATGAAAGGCTTCCTAACTTAGCAAAAAAGAAATTTAGTAAACATTAG